A part of Asterias rubens chromosome 14, eAstRub1.3, whole genome shotgun sequence genomic DNA contains:
- the LOC117299648 gene encoding ryncolin-1-like, which translates to METDGGGWIVFQRRQDGTVDFYRSWADYQSGFGDLKYEFWLGNDILRDLTGSGQWELRVEMEDWQPNTSRASYGEFAVTSDEYTLYVGSYDAQSTVRDSMAYHNRHPFTTKNRENDAHVTSNCAVKYRSAWWYSTCHKANLNGVYYQQADVAHAGEGIQWTGWKGYFYSLKKCSMKVRQLNKLQR; encoded by the coding sequence atggagacagatGGAGGAGGATGGATCGTGTTCCAGAGGAGACAAGATGGAACTGTTGACTTTTATCGTTCCTGGGCTGATTACCAATCTGGGTTTGGTGATCTAAAATATGAGTTCTGGTTGGGGAATGATATCCTGCGTGACCTTACTGGGTCAGGTCAATGGGAGCTCAGAGTAGAAATGGAAGATTGGCAGCCCAACACATCTAGGGCTTCTTATGGTGAGTTTGCTGTTACTAGTGACGAGTACACTCTCTATGTTGGTTCATATGATGCTCAGAGTACAGTACGTGACTCAATGGCATATCATAACCGTCATCCTTTTACAACCAAAAATAGGGAAAATGATGCACACGTGACCTCAAATTGTGCTGTAAAGTATAGGAGTGCATGGTGGTATAGCACGTGTCATAAGGCTAATCTGAACggtgtatactaccaacaggcAGATGTGGCACACGCTGGAGAGGGAATACAATGGACAGGCTGGAAAGGATATTTCTACTCCCTCAAGAAATGCAGCATGAAAGTACGGCAATTAAATAAACTCCAACGGTAA
- the LOC117299649 gene encoding ryncolin-1-like yields MAVMITILFLIVRVYACHDENQCFIEAFYLAENRALLNHVFQSKTVSSPVICGRDCSMDPQCASFNFQTNNVCVLNNASRAHSPGDFLEVQGSAYYDDNVDTLSLSLPITTSYSSCRELYQAGYRSNGIYTIYPTGLPDGVNVFCDMETGGGGWIVFQRRQDGSVDFYRNWTEYQSGFGDLPSEFWLGNDILRDLTGSGQWQLRVDMEDWLSNTAWAIYGEFAVTGDKYTIQVGSYDAQSTAGDSMSRHNGHPFTAKDQDNDALVGNCAESYKGAWLFLDCFVADLNDEYYQRSRVTSGLGIQWTSWKGYMYSLKKCSMKIRQVV; encoded by the coding sequence ATGGCAGTAATGATCACAATCCTGTTTCTAATTGTGAGGGTATACGCCTGCCATGATGAAAACCAATGTTTCATTGAAGCTTTCTACTTGGCTGAAAACCGCGCCTTACTAAATCATGTGTTTCAATCGAAGACGGTATCTTCACCCGTTATCTGTGGGCGAGACTGCTCTATGGACCCACAGTGTGCATCATTCAACTTTCAGACAAATAATGTTTGTGTGCTGAATAATGCCAGCAGAGCTCACAGCCCTGGTGACTTTCTTGAGGTTCAAGGAAGCGCCTACTATGACGACAACGTAGACACTTTGTCACTTTCACTGCCCATCACTACAAGTTACAGTAGTTGTCGGGAGTTGTATCAAGCCGGTTACCGCAGCAATGGCATATACACCATTTACCCTACTGGTCTGCCTGATGGAGTGAACGTCTTCTGTGACATGGAGACAGGTGGGGGAGGCTGGATCGTGTTTCAGAGAAGACAAGACGGCTCTGTTGACTTTTACCGTAATTGGACTGAATACCAATCTGGGTTTGGTGATCTACCGAGTGAGTTCTGGTTGGGGAATGACATCCTGCGTGACCTTACTGGATCGGGTCAATGGCAACTCAGAGTAGATATGGAAGATTGGCTTTCCAACACAGCGTGGGCTATTTATGGTGAGTTTGCTGTTACAGGTGACAAGTACACTATCCAGGTCGGTTCATACGATGCTCAGAGTACAGCAGGTGATTCAATGTCACGTCATAATGGGCATCCATTCACAGCAAAGGATCAGGACAATGATGCACTTGTTGGAAATTGTGCAGAATCATACAAAGGTGCATGGTTGTTTTTGGATTGCTTTGTTGCTGATCTGAACGACGAATACTACCAACGTTCTCGTGTGACATCTGGACTGGGAATACAGTGGACATCCTGGAAAGGATACATGTACTCCCTCAAGAAATGCAGCATGAAAATACGGCAAGTGGTATAG